One window of the Methanomassiliicoccaceae archaeon DOK genome contains the following:
- the tuf gene encoding translation elongation factor EF-1 subunit alpha, producing the protein MAEKEHMNLVIIGHVDHGKSTLTGRILLETGAIDPHIVEKYKKEAEEKGKGSFYFAWVMDGLKEERERGVTIDVAHKKFYTDKYYFTVIDAPGHRDFVKNMITGTSQADAAIITCSAIEGPQAQTKEHVFLATTLGVKQIIVAINKMDAVKYDQAKYNEAKEAMTKLMKMVGVKTDEVPFIPVSAYNGDNIKVASAEMPWYKGPTLIQALDNLKVPEKHTEKPLRLPIQDVYTITGIGTVPVGRVETGILKPNMKVMFEPSHVQGEVKSIEMHHEQLPQALPGDNVGFNVRGVAKNDVKRGDVAGPIENPPSVAKTFTAQIVVLNHPSVITVGYTPVFHCHTTQTACRFVELVKTIDPKSGQVKADHPDFLKTGDIAVVKLEPTKPMVIETAKEFPPLGRFAIRDMGQTVAAGMCIEVEKA; encoded by the coding sequence ATGGCAGAGAAAGAGCACATGAATCTGGTCATCATCGGCCACGTCGACCACGGAAAGTCCACCCTCACCGGAAGGATCCTCCTGGAGACCGGCGCGATCGACCCCCACATCGTCGAGAAATACAAGAAAGAGGCAGAGGAGAAAGGAAAGGGATCCTTCTACTTCGCTTGGGTCATGGACGGACTCAAAGAGGAGAGGGAGAGGGGAGTTACCATCGATGTCGCCCACAAGAAGTTCTACACCGACAAGTACTACTTCACCGTCATCGACGCCCCCGGACACCGTGACTTCGTCAAGAACATGATCACCGGAACCTCCCAGGCCGATGCCGCTATCATCACCTGCTCCGCTATCGAGGGACCCCAGGCTCAGACCAAGGAGCACGTCTTCCTCGCCACCACCCTCGGTGTCAAGCAGATCATCGTCGCCATCAACAAGATGGACGCCGTCAAGTACGACCAGGCCAAGTACAACGAGGCCAAAGAGGCCATGACCAAGCTGATGAAGATGGTCGGAGTCAAGACCGACGAGGTCCCCTTCATCCCCGTGTCCGCCTACAACGGAGACAACATCAAGGTCGCCTCCGCTGAGATGCCCTGGTACAAGGGACCCACCCTCATCCAGGCCCTCGACAACCTCAAGGTCCCCGAGAAGCACACCGAGAAGCCCCTCAGGCTGCCCATCCAGGATGTCTACACCATCACTGGAATCGGAACCGTTCCCGTCGGACGTGTCGAGACCGGAATCCTCAAGCCCAACATGAAGGTCATGTTCGAGCCTTCCCACGTTCAGGGAGAGGTCAAGTCCATCGAGATGCACCACGAGCAGCTGCCCCAGGCTCTTCCCGGTGACAACGTCGGATTCAACGTCCGTGGAGTCGCCAAGAACGACGTCAAGAGGGGAGATGTCGCCGGACCCATCGAGAACCCTCCGTCCGTCGCCAAGACCTTCACCGCTCAGATCGTCGTGCTGAACCACCCCTCGGTCATCACAGTCGGATACACCCCCGTGTTCCACTGCCACACCACCCAGACCGCCTGCAGGTTCGTCGAGCTCGTCAAGACCATCGACCCCAAGTCCGGACAGGTCAAGGCCGACCACCCCGACTTCCTCAAGACCGGTGACATCGCCGTCGTGAAGCTGGAGCCCACCAAGCCCATGGTCATCGAGACCGCCAAAGAGTTCCCGCCTCTCGGAAGGTTCGCCATCCGTGACATGGGACAGACCGTCGCTGCTGGAATGTGCATCGAAGTCGAGAAGGCCTGA
- a CDS encoding elongation factor EF-2, with protein sequence MGRREDNAKKAVELMKDQKLIRNLGTAAHIDHGKTTFSDNLIAGAGMMSSETAGEQRLLDYDEQEAARGITINAASAAMVVPYREPGTNKVDHYLVNLIDTPGHVDFGGDVTRAMRALDGVYILCCAVEGIMPQTETVIRQALKERVRPMLFINKVDRAIVEQQLTPQMMIDKFSKIITEFNKKIADILPAPLNKQWQVSLQDGTVALGSAYNNWAVSIPYLQRPELKKMGMNLTKVFEYCGREGGQAELAKLIPLADVALEMAINHIPCPPDAQKVRIPVIWKGDLKSKIGQEMLNCDPNGDVAMMVTKIIMDKQAGEIAIGRLFSGTVKKGQTLYIAGQPNPQRVQTVALMVGADRTPIEECKAGNIVALTGLKDAIAGSTVSSIKDMEPFEKMSHYSEPVITKAIEAKNMADLPKLVEVLRVIAKADPSLNIEINNETGEHLMSGMGELHLEITEYRIKNEQGVDIIASPPIVVYQESVKGSNPSEFEGKSPNKHNKFYFIVSPLEESVKDAIRRNEIDVDSKIKDPKALAQQLMGLGMSDVEAKGVVAFKNNNVLIDCTKGIQYLHETMELVKQSFEEAMMRGPLANEKVAGLKVCLMDAKLHEDTIHRGPAQIIPAVRDGIYGAMCQAGRILLEPMQKLYVAVPPDYMGGAVNLINQRRGTILEMGQEGSDSTVTAEVPVADMFGFSSDIRGSTQGRAIWSLENAGFHQVPPELQKKIVTEIRTRKGLNPEPYDDKYYAGL encoded by the coding sequence ATGGGCCGCAGAGAAGACAACGCAAAGAAAGCAGTCGAGCTGATGAAAGACCAGAAGCTCATCAGGAACCTCGGAACTGCCGCGCATATCGACCACGGAAAGACCACATTCTCCGACAACCTGATCGCAGGTGCCGGAATGATGTCCTCCGAGACAGCCGGAGAGCAGCGCCTGCTCGACTACGACGAGCAGGAGGCCGCCAGGGGAATCACCATCAACGCCGCGTCCGCGGCCATGGTCGTTCCCTACAGGGAGCCCGGAACCAACAAGGTCGACCATTACCTGGTCAACCTGATCGACACCCCCGGACACGTCGACTTCGGCGGAGACGTCACCAGGGCCATGAGGGCTCTGGACGGTGTCTACATCCTGTGCTGCGCGGTCGAGGGAATCATGCCTCAGACAGAGACCGTCATCAGGCAGGCTCTGAAGGAGAGGGTCAGGCCCATGCTGTTCATCAACAAGGTCGACAGGGCCATCGTCGAGCAGCAGCTCACCCCCCAGATGATGATCGACAAGTTCTCCAAGATCATCACCGAGTTCAACAAGAAGATTGCCGACATCCTCCCCGCACCCCTCAACAAGCAGTGGCAGGTCAGCCTCCAGGACGGTACCGTCGCTCTGGGATCCGCCTACAACAACTGGGCGGTCTCCATCCCCTACCTCCAGAGGCCCGAGCTCAAGAAGATGGGCATGAACCTGACCAAGGTCTTCGAGTACTGCGGAAGGGAGGGCGGACAGGCCGAGCTGGCCAAGCTGATCCCCCTCGCCGATGTCGCCCTCGAGATGGCCATCAACCACATCCCCTGCCCGCCCGACGCGCAGAAGGTCCGTATCCCCGTCATCTGGAAGGGAGACCTGAAGTCCAAGATCGGTCAGGAGATGCTGAACTGCGACCCCAACGGAGACGTCGCCATGATGGTCACCAAGATCATCATGGACAAGCAGGCCGGAGAGATCGCCATCGGAAGGCTGTTCTCCGGTACCGTCAAGAAGGGTCAGACCCTGTACATCGCCGGACAGCCCAACCCCCAGAGGGTCCAGACCGTCGCCCTGATGGTCGGAGCCGACAGGACACCCATCGAGGAGTGTAAGGCCGGTAACATCGTCGCGCTGACCGGACTCAAGGACGCCATCGCCGGAAGCACCGTGTCCTCCATCAAGGACATGGAGCCCTTCGAGAAGATGTCCCACTACTCCGAGCCCGTCATCACCAAGGCCATCGAGGCCAAGAACATGGCCGACCTGCCCAAGCTGGTCGAGGTCCTCAGGGTCATCGCCAAGGCCGACCCCTCGCTGAACATCGAGATCAACAACGAGACCGGCGAGCACCTGATGTCCGGAATGGGAGAGCTCCACCTGGAGATCACCGAGTACAGGATCAAGAACGAGCAGGGCGTCGACATCATCGCGTCCCCTCCGATCGTCGTGTACCAGGAGTCCGTCAAGGGATCCAACCCCAGCGAGTTCGAGGGTAAGTCGCCCAACAAGCACAACAAGTTCTACTTCATCGTCAGCCCCCTGGAGGAGTCCGTCAAGGACGCCATCAGGAGGAACGAGATCGACGTGGACTCCAAGATCAAGGACCCCAAGGCCCTTGCCCAGCAGCTGATGGGACTCGGAATGAGCGATGTCGAGGCCAAGGGCGTCGTCGCGTTCAAGAACAACAACGTCCTGATCGACTGCACCAAGGGAATCCAGTACCTGCACGAGACCATGGAGCTCGTGAAGCAGTCCTTCGAGGAGGCCATGATGAGGGGACCCCTCGCCAACGAGAAGGTCGCCGGACTCAAGGTCTGCCTGATGGACGCCAAGCTGCACGAGGACACCATCCACAGGGGACCCGCCCAGATCATCCCCGCAGTCAGGGACGGTATCTACGGAGCCATGTGCCAGGCCGGCAGGATCCTGCTCGAGCCCATGCAGAAGCTGTACGTCGCAGTTCCCCCCGACTACATGGGTGGAGCTGTCAACCTGATCAACCAGCGCCGCGGAACCATCCTCGAGATGGGTCAGGAGGGTTCCGACTCCACAGTCACCGCCGAGGTGCCCGTCGCGGACATGTTCGGATTCTCGTCCGACATCCGTGGATCGACCCAGGGACGCGCAATCTGGTCCCTGGAGAACGCAGGGTTCCACCAGGTCCCGCCCGAGCTTCAGAAGAAGATCGTCACCGAGATCAGGACCCGCAAGGGACTCAACCCCGAGCCCTACGACGACAAGTACTACGCCGGCCTCTGA
- the ilvD gene encoding dihydroxy-acid dehydratase, with product MRSDAVKKGLDKAPARSLLRADGLDDEDFEKPFIGIANSWNDIVPGHIHLNEIVEAVKEGIIEAGGKPFVFGVPAVCDGIAMGHKGMRYSLISREVISDCCEVMVEGHALDGWVGVSNCDKVTPGMLMAAGRMNVPALIVTGGAMEPGVGKDGNMDLQSVFEAVGAYSAGTIGEDELRMVECTACPGRGSCSGLFTANTMACLTETIGMSLTGCGTSLADDNRKLQIARETGRRIVELVRKDIKPRDIVSRDSFRNAIRVDMAIGGSTNTALHLPAISQEFGCPVTLDDFDEISRDTPHITSLRPAGPYAIKDLDRAGGVPAILKVLRDSLADTPTGNGTTVYQIADAAKVNDEEVLRPLDRPFHQQGGIAVLKGNIAPEGSVIKQAAVSPKMMQFTGTAKVFDGEKDAAEAITSGKIVAGDVVVIRNEGPKGAPGMPEMLSPTSLIVGRGLGESVALITDGRFSGASRGGAIGHVSPEAYTGGPIAAIRDGDIIDIDIPARSLNVRLSDEEIAARLKDFKPVERPVTGVQKKYRKLVSSGATGAYLNRD from the coding sequence ATGAGAAGTGATGCTGTTAAGAAGGGTCTGGACAAGGCACCGGCAAGGAGCCTGCTCCGCGCTGACGGTCTGGACGACGAGGATTTCGAGAAGCCGTTCATCGGCATTGCCAACTCCTGGAACGACATCGTCCCCGGGCACATCCATCTCAACGAGATTGTGGAGGCCGTCAAGGAGGGCATCATCGAGGCAGGCGGGAAGCCGTTCGTCTTCGGGGTCCCGGCGGTCTGCGACGGCATCGCCATGGGCCACAAGGGGATGAGGTACTCCCTCATCTCCAGAGAGGTCATATCCGACTGCTGCGAGGTCATGGTCGAAGGCCACGCGCTTGACGGATGGGTCGGCGTCTCCAACTGCGACAAGGTCACTCCCGGAATGCTGATGGCCGCCGGACGCATGAACGTCCCCGCTCTGATCGTGACGGGCGGAGCCATGGAGCCCGGCGTCGGCAAGGACGGGAACATGGACCTCCAGTCCGTCTTCGAGGCCGTCGGAGCCTACAGCGCCGGCACCATAGGCGAGGACGAGCTCCGCATGGTCGAGTGCACCGCATGTCCCGGCAGGGGGAGCTGCTCCGGTCTGTTCACGGCGAACACCATGGCATGCCTGACCGAGACCATCGGGATGAGCCTGACCGGGTGCGGGACATCCCTCGCAGACGACAACAGGAAGCTGCAGATCGCCAGGGAGACCGGCAGAAGGATCGTGGAGCTGGTGAGGAAGGACATCAAGCCCAGGGACATCGTCTCGAGGGACTCGTTCCGCAACGCCATCCGCGTTGACATGGCCATCGGCGGCTCGACCAACACGGCCCTGCATCTCCCGGCCATCTCCCAGGAGTTCGGATGCCCCGTCACACTGGACGACTTCGACGAGATCTCCAGGGACACGCCCCACATTACCAGCCTCAGGCCCGCCGGCCCCTACGCCATCAAGGACCTGGACAGGGCCGGGGGTGTGCCCGCGATCCTGAAGGTCCTCAGGGACAGTCTCGCCGACACCCCCACCGGGAACGGCACCACGGTGTACCAGATCGCCGACGCGGCCAAGGTCAACGACGAGGAGGTCCTCAGGCCACTCGACAGGCCCTTCCATCAGCAGGGAGGGATCGCCGTCCTTAAGGGCAACATCGCTCCCGAGGGTTCCGTCATCAAGCAGGCCGCGGTCAGTCCCAAGATGATGCAGTTCACCGGCACCGCCAAGGTTTTCGACGGGGAGAAGGACGCCGCCGAGGCCATAACATCGGGGAAGATCGTCGCCGGCGATGTCGTTGTCATCAGGAACGAGGGTCCGAAGGGGGCCCCCGGGATGCCCGAGATGCTCTCTCCCACCAGTCTCATCGTGGGAAGGGGGCTCGGGGAGTCCGTCGCGCTGATCACCGACGGCAGGTTCTCAGGCGCCTCCCGCGGAGGGGCCATCGGACACGTCTCGCCCGAGGCCTACACCGGCGGCCCCATCGCAGCCATCAGGGACGGGGACATCATCGACATCGACATCCCCGCAAGGTCGCTGAACGTCAGGCTCTCCGACGAGGAGATCGCCGCCCGCCTCAAGGACTTCAAGCCCGTCGAGAGGCCGGTCACCGGCGTCCAGAAGAAGTACAGGAAGCTGGTCTCCTCCGGAGCGACCGGCGCGTACCTTAACCGCGACTGA
- a CDS encoding 30S ribosomal protein S10, with protein sequence MSQRARISLSGEDSAKVDSVCAQIKGISQRTGVDIRGPVPLPTKKLRVPCRKSPDGEGSETWDHWEKRIHKRLIDLDADERALRQLMRIQVPDGVNIEIVLRSV encoded by the coding sequence ATGTCACAGCGCGCAAGAATCTCTCTCAGCGGCGAGGATTCCGCAAAGGTCGACAGCGTCTGCGCCCAGATCAAGGGTATCTCGCAGAGGACCGGAGTGGACATCCGCGGCCCCGTGCCCCTTCCCACGAAGAAGCTCAGGGTTCCCTGCAGGAAGAGTCCTGACGGAGAGGGAAGCGAGACGTGGGACCACTGGGAGAAGCGTATCCACAAGAGGCTCATCGACCTGGACGCTGACGAGCGCGCCCTCAGGCAGCTCATGAGGATCCAGGTTCCCGATGGCGTCAACATCGAGATCGTTCTCCGCAGCGTCTGA
- a CDS encoding 30S ribosomal protein S7 produces the protein MADEIVAQKALIFGKYDTSEVVVNDGGLAKYIDLTPTNVPHSGGKHANRWFGKSKLSIVERLINNIMRTEKYTGKKMKAYKTVAQAFDIVAAKTHKNPVQVLIEGLENAAPREEVTRLQFGGISVPKAVDISPQRRLDIALRNLSTGVVQASTKNKKPIYECLADELMLAAKGDITSYSVAKKEEVERVAQSAR, from the coding sequence ATGGCAGACGAGATCGTAGCACAGAAAGCGCTCATCTTCGGCAAGTACGACACCTCCGAGGTCGTCGTCAACGACGGAGGACTTGCCAAATACATCGACCTCACGCCCACCAACGTCCCCCACTCCGGTGGAAAGCACGCCAACAGGTGGTTCGGGAAGTCGAAGCTGAGCATCGTCGAGAGGCTCATCAACAACATCATGAGGACCGAGAAGTACACCGGAAAGAAGATGAAGGCGTACAAGACCGTGGCCCAGGCGTTCGACATCGTCGCCGCCAAGACCCACAAGAACCCGGTCCAGGTCCTGATCGAGGGTCTCGAGAACGCCGCCCCCCGCGAGGAGGTCACCAGGCTGCAGTTCGGAGGAATCTCCGTCCCCAAGGCCGTGGACATCTCCCCCCAGAGGAGGCTCGACATCGCCCTGAGGAACCTCAGCACCGGTGTCGTACAGGCTTCCACCAAGAACAAGAAACCCATCTACGAGTGCCTCGCCGACGAGCTGATGCTCGCCGCGAAGGGTGACATCACCTCCTACTCCGTCGCCAAGAAGGAAGAGGTCGAGAGGGTCGCCCAGTCGGCCAGATGA